The following proteins are encoded in a genomic region of Parus major isolate Abel chromosome 18, Parus_major1.1, whole genome shotgun sequence:
- the AANAT gene encoding serotonin N-acetyltransferase: protein MSALSTLPFLKPVHLRSPRSSPGGQRRHTLPASEFRCLSPEDAVSVFEIEREAFISVSGDCPLHLDEIRHFLSLCPELSLGWFEEGRLVAFIIGSLWDQERLSQAALTLHKPQGSAVHIHVLAVHRTVRQQGKGSILMWRYLQHLRCLPFARRALLMCEHFLVPFYQKCGFEALGPCEVTVRDLAFVEMQHPVRGHAFMRRNSGC, encoded by the exons atgtctGCTCTCAGCACGTTGCCCTTCCTGAAGCCGGTGCACCTGCGGTCGCCCCGCAGCTCGCCCGGGGGCCAGCGCCGGCACACACTGCCCGCCAGCGAGTTCCGCTGCCTCAGCCCCGAGGATGCTGTCAGCGTGTTCGAGATCGAGCGTGAAG CCTTTATATCAGTTTCTGGGGACTGTCCCCTGCACCTGGATGAGATCCGCCACTTTCTGAGCCTGTGCCCGGAGCTGTCCCTCGGCTGGTTTGAGGAAGGGCGGCTGGTGGCATTCATCATCGGCTCCCTCTGGGACCAGGAGAGGCTCAGCCAG GCAGCACTGACCCTGCACAAGCCACAGGGCTCAGCTGTGCACATCCACGTGCTGGCCGTGCACCGCACCGTCCGCCAGCAGGGCAAGGGCTCCATCCTGATGTGGCGCTACCTGCAGCACCTGCGCTGCCTGCCCTTCGCCCGCCGCGCCCTGCTCATGTGCGAGCACTTCCTCGTGCCCTTCTACCAGAAGTGCGGCTTCGAGGCGCTGGGGCCCTGCGAGGTGACCGTGAGGGACCTGGCCTTCGTGGAGATGCAGCACCCCGTGCGGGGACACGCCTTCATGCGCAGGAACAGCGGCTGCTGA